The genomic window ttattattattattattattaaaagcattagagaaaatattattagtattattcttatatgttatatcattttttatgatattCTCTTGGTTATGCTgattatctttatttattatatttggCCTATTTCTATAATTATCTTCTTGTTCCTCTATCATATCcccattttttttttctttttctttttgttctattttctttattgtatcattattatataatacattaaaattattaatacataaCTCAGAAGTCAcattattatgaatattatttattttattattatctacgttgaatacatttaattctgcattttttataaaactaagttctttttcattttttataatatattccataattatattttctacATATCATGGCCCGGAATAAAAATcaaacaaaaataaaataaatataaaaataaatatatatatatataatatatatgtatatatatataaatatatatatattatatatatatatttatttatttatttttttaaaaaagcCACAAGAGGtctctatatatattatattatatattataatatatatattgtcaatacttaaatatatgaccttaattatttttttaaataataaatataaagaata from Plasmodium gaboni strain SY75 chromosome Unknown, whole genome shotgun sequence includes these protein-coding regions:
- a CDS encoding hypothetical protein (conserved Plasmodium protein, unknown function), which codes for MEYIIKNEKELSFIKNAELNVFNVDNNKINNIHNNVTSELCINNFNVLYNNDTIKKIEQKEKEKKNGDMIEEQEDNYRNRPNIINKDNQHNQENIIKNDITYKNNTNNIFSNAFNNNNNN